Proteins encoded together in one Triticum dicoccoides isolate Atlit2015 ecotype Zavitan chromosome 7B, WEW_v2.0, whole genome shotgun sequence window:
- the LOC119339161 gene encoding uncharacterized protein LOC119339161: MVFWQKRGWGCGCTWTKVALWLAFLLLAGGLIVPFVVIKPPTATADYGFLTRFELSPSPNSTAKKPLLQLLSYNAMVHIALPNPNLYRGITCRALAALSFNGTRFDESSAVGVEDLYLDAQEEKTVRLEVAGVDRKLPAAGAAEFARQKEAGTFEVEVRLDAVVRYDMARKTWCPLDIICPLRLQLVDVAAITFNFEKTKCTILRVNISGC, translated from the exons ATGGTCTTCTGGCAGAAGCGCGGGTGGGGCTGCGGGTGCACCTGGACCAAGGTTGCCCTCTGGTTGGCGTTCCTGCTCCTCGCCGGGGGCCTCATCGTCCCCTTCGTCGTCATCAAGCCGCCGACCGCCACCGCCGACTACGGCTTCCTCACCCGCTTCGAGCTCTCCCCGTCCCCAAACTCCACGGCGAAGAAGCCGCTCCTCCAGctcctgtcgtacaacgccatGGTGCACATTGCCCTGCCCAACCCCAACCTGTACCGGGGCATCACGTGTCGCGCCCTCGCGGCCCTCTCCTTCAACGGCACCCGCTTCGACGAGTCCAGTGCCGTGGGGGTGGAGGACCTCTACCTTGACGCACAGGAGGAGAAAACGGTGCGCCTCGAGGTCGCCGGGGTCGACCGCAAGCTGCCGGCGGCCGGTGCGGCGGAGTTCGCCAGGCAGAAGGAGGCCGGCACGTTCGAGGTGGAGGTGCGGCTGGACGCGGTGGTGCGGTACGACATGGCCCGCAAGACGTGGTGTCC GCTGGATATCATCTGCCCGCTCCGGCTGCAGCTCGTCGACGTcgccgccatcaccttcaactTCGAGAAGACCAAGTGCACCATCCTCAGGGTCAATATCTCCGGCTGCTAG